In Saccharothrix syringae, the following are encoded in one genomic region:
- the rfbB gene encoding dTDP-glucose 4,6-dehydratase — translation MRVLVTGGAGFIGSHYVRELVGGSYPAYADAEVVVLDKLTYAGNEANLAPVADSPRLTFVRGDICDRELVVGVMRGVDVVVHFAAESHVDRSITGSADFVLTNVLGTQVLLQAALEAGVAKFVHVSTDEVYGSIAEGSWTEDHVLEPNSPYSASKASSDLLARAFHRTHGLPVCVTRCSNNYGPYQFPEKVIPLFVTNLVDGRKVPLYGDGLNVRDWLHVDDHCRGIQLVLEGGRGGEIYNIGGGTELTNRELTARLLEATGRDWDSFVEPVEDRKGHDRRYSVDITKISTELGYAPRVDFAEGLAATVRWYRENRAWWEPLKQRAALTG, via the coding sequence ATGCGCGTGCTGGTAACGGGTGGGGCCGGGTTCATCGGCTCGCACTACGTGCGGGAGTTGGTGGGCGGCTCGTACCCGGCCTACGCCGACGCCGAGGTGGTGGTGCTGGACAAGCTCACCTACGCGGGCAACGAGGCGAACCTGGCCCCGGTCGCCGACAGCCCCCGGCTGACCTTCGTCCGGGGCGACATCTGCGACCGCGAGCTGGTCGTGGGCGTGATGCGCGGGGTGGACGTGGTCGTGCACTTCGCGGCCGAGTCGCATGTGGACCGGTCGATCACCGGGTCGGCCGACTTCGTGCTGACCAACGTGCTCGGCACCCAGGTCCTGCTCCAGGCCGCCCTGGAGGCGGGCGTGGCGAAGTTCGTGCACGTGTCCACCGACGAGGTGTACGGCTCGATCGCCGAGGGCTCCTGGACCGAGGACCACGTGCTGGAGCCCAACTCGCCGTACTCGGCGTCCAAGGCTTCTTCCGACCTGCTGGCCAGGGCGTTCCACCGCACCCACGGCCTGCCGGTGTGCGTCACGCGGTGCTCGAACAACTACGGGCCGTACCAGTTCCCGGAGAAGGTCATCCCGCTGTTCGTGACCAACCTCGTGGACGGGCGGAAGGTGCCGCTCTACGGCGACGGCCTCAACGTCCGCGACTGGCTGCACGTGGACGACCACTGCCGCGGCATCCAGCTCGTGCTCGAAGGCGGCCGCGGCGGTGAGATCTACAACATCGGCGGCGGCACCGAGCTGACCAACCGCGAGCTGACCGCGCGGCTGCTGGAGGCCACCGGCCGCGACTGGGACTCGTTCGTCGAGCCGGTCGAGGACCGCAAGGGCCACGACCGCCGCTACTCGGTGGACATCACCAAGATCAGCACCGAGCTGGGCTACGCGCCGCGGGTCGACTTCGCCGAGGGCCTGGCCGCCACCGTGCGGTGGTACCGGGAGAACCGGGCGTGGTGGGAACCGCTCAAGCAGCGCGCGGCGCTGACCGGCTGA
- a CDS encoding LCP family protein: MTGRSTTLRVLLATGRSLLALVSAAVLAVTWYGWYHLGDINEGMTTTDVIPSSVGESGQGVARKPLDGAVDILLVGVDSRTDAQGNPLSEEVLALLNGGVADGTLNTDTMILVHIPQDGTRAVAVSFPRDSYVEIADGFGKHKLNSAMARQRNQTAQDLREQGVTDEARIERESMQAGRRTLIKTVEGLTGGSVTIDRYAEVNLASFYEVTTAIGGVEVCLNNATSDRDSGADFQAGRQTIAGAQALSFVRQRGGLPGGDLDRIVRQQVFIGALARQVLSTGTLTDFEKLNRLVTAVKKSVVLDQGWNITEFAEQMRGLVSGNIQFRTIPVGDPTDTYGDGNVLPVDPVRVRQFIKGLAGDSTARTTTTTTTGPPNSAITVHVHNSAGVARLATTVLDDLVARGFRRGEAQTGTYAETTSVRYAPGERAAADRVVDALGGNAEAVEDDTVARGEVRVYVGADFSPPGDRSEPAAAGLGKPEPVTTTTSSAPPITADGVVCVN, from the coding sequence GTGACCGGCAGATCGACGACCCTGCGTGTCCTCCTGGCCACGGGGCGCTCCCTGCTCGCGCTCGTGTCGGCCGCTGTGCTCGCCGTCACGTGGTACGGCTGGTACCACCTCGGCGACATCAACGAGGGCATGACCACCACGGACGTCATCCCGTCGTCGGTCGGCGAGTCCGGTCAGGGCGTGGCGCGCAAGCCGCTCGACGGCGCGGTGGACATCCTGCTGGTCGGCGTCGACAGCCGCACCGACGCGCAGGGCAACCCGCTGTCGGAGGAGGTGCTGGCGCTGCTCAACGGCGGTGTGGCGGACGGCACGCTGAACACCGACACGATGATCCTGGTGCACATCCCCCAGGACGGCACCCGCGCGGTGGCCGTGTCGTTCCCGCGCGACTCGTACGTGGAGATCGCCGACGGCTTCGGCAAGCACAAGCTCAACTCGGCGATGGCGCGGCAGCGCAACCAGACCGCGCAGGACCTGCGCGAGCAGGGCGTGACCGACGAGGCGCGCATCGAGCGGGAGTCGATGCAGGCCGGCCGCCGCACGCTGATCAAGACCGTCGAGGGCCTGACCGGCGGCTCGGTCACCATCGACCGGTACGCCGAGGTCAACCTGGCCAGCTTCTACGAGGTGACCACCGCCATCGGCGGCGTCGAGGTGTGCCTGAACAACGCCACCAGCGACCGGGACTCGGGCGCGGACTTCCAGGCGGGCAGGCAGACCATCGCCGGCGCGCAGGCGCTGTCGTTCGTGCGGCAGCGCGGCGGCCTGCCCGGCGGCGACCTCGACCGGATCGTGCGGCAGCAGGTGTTCATCGGCGCGCTGGCCCGGCAGGTGCTGTCCACCGGCACGCTCACCGACTTCGAGAAGCTGAACCGGCTGGTCACGGCGGTGAAGAAGTCCGTGGTGCTCGACCAGGGGTGGAACATCACCGAGTTCGCCGAGCAGATGCGGGGGCTGGTGTCGGGCAACATCCAGTTCCGCACGATCCCGGTGGGCGACCCGACGGACACCTACGGCGACGGCAACGTGCTGCCGGTCGACCCGGTGCGGGTGCGGCAGTTCATCAAGGGCCTGGCCGGCGACTCGACGGCCAGGACCACCACCACGACCACCACCGGGCCGCCGAACTCGGCGATCACCGTGCACGTCCACAACTCGGCCGGGGTCGCCCGGCTGGCCACCACGGTGCTCGACGACCTGGTGGCGAGGGGCTTCCGGCGCGGCGAGGCGCAGACCGGCACCTACGCCGAGACCACGTCCGTGCGGTACGCGCCGGGCGAGCGGGCGGCGGCCGACCGGGTGGTCGACGCCCTGGGCGGTAACGCCGAGGCGGTCGAGGACGACACCGTGGCACGGGGGGAGGTGCGGGTGTACGTCGGGGCGGACTTCTCCCCGCCGGGCGACCGGTCCGAACCGGCCGCCGCCGGGCTGGGCAAGCCGGAGCCGGTGACCACGACGACCTCTTCCGCCCCTCCGATCACCGCCGACGGCGTGGTCTGCGTCAACTAG
- a CDS encoding LCP family protein produces the protein MKAALIIGRTLLALASAAVLVLSGYGWATLQRVQESVNKTDVLTVLQDVPNAPPVEDGATDVLLVGSDSRTDAQGRPLPGDVLRRLRTEATDTLNTDTVIVLRVPENGGQAHAVSIPRDTWVSVPQYGDEKINGAYGLTKLRTMERLAAEGVPLEERSRRGDQAGRMALVQVVQDLTGVRVDHYAEVNLYGFYLLTQVIGGVDVCLKAPTSDPDSGANFPAGVQTISGGDALSFVRQRKGIPNGDLGRITRQQVFMSSAMSKLLSAGTLADPARLSGLLDAVNKSIVVDEGFDLVTFAGQAQGLAGGNVEFATIPVTGVGVRNERGQSVVTVDPAQVKAFVAQVLGEKTTTRAPAPTTAVTTTAVTTTQGFAGGRLVALDGRARAVLQGPPCVD, from the coding sequence GTGAAGGCCGCGTTGATCATCGGGCGCACGCTGCTGGCGTTGGCGTCCGCGGCCGTGCTGGTGCTGTCGGGGTACGGCTGGGCCACCCTGCAACGGGTCCAGGAGAGCGTGAACAAGACCGACGTGCTGACCGTGCTCCAGGACGTGCCCAACGCGCCGCCGGTCGAGGACGGCGCGACCGACGTCCTGCTGGTGGGCAGCGACAGCCGCACCGACGCCCAGGGCAGGCCGCTGCCCGGCGACGTGCTGCGGCGGCTGCGCACCGAGGCGACCGACACGCTCAACACCGACACCGTGATCGTGCTGCGGGTGCCCGAGAACGGCGGCCAGGCGCACGCGGTGTCCATCCCGCGCGACACGTGGGTGAGCGTGCCGCAGTACGGCGACGAGAAGATCAACGGCGCGTACGGGCTGACCAAGCTGCGCACCATGGAGCGGCTGGCCGCGGAGGGCGTGCCGCTGGAGGAGCGGTCCCGGCGGGGCGACCAGGCCGGGCGGATGGCGCTGGTGCAGGTCGTGCAGGACCTGACCGGGGTCCGGGTGGACCACTACGCCGAGGTCAACCTCTACGGGTTCTACCTGCTCACGCAGGTCATCGGCGGGGTGGACGTGTGCCTGAAGGCCCCCACGTCCGACCCGGACTCGGGCGCGAACTTCCCCGCGGGCGTGCAGACCATCTCCGGCGGCGACGCGCTGTCGTTCGTGCGGCAGCGCAAGGGCATCCCCAACGGGGACCTGGGCCGGATCACGCGGCAGCAGGTGTTCATGTCCTCGGCGATGTCGAAGCTGCTGTCGGCGGGCACGCTGGCCGACCCGGCGCGGCTGTCCGGGCTGCTGGACGCGGTGAACAAGTCGATCGTGGTGGACGAGGGGTTCGACCTGGTCACGTTCGCCGGGCAGGCGCAGGGCCTGGCGGGCGGCAACGTGGAGTTCGCCACCATCCCGGTGACCGGGGTGGGCGTGCGCAACGAGCGCGGGCAGAGCGTGGTGACCGTGGACCCCGCGCAGGTGAAGGCGTTCGTGGCGCAGGTGCTGGGCGAGAAGACGACCACGCGGGCGCCGGCGCCGACGACGGCGGTCACGACGACGGCGGTCACGACCACTCAGGGCTTCGCGGGTGGGCGGCTGGTGGCGCTGGACGGGCGGGCGCGGGCGGTGCTCCAGGGCCCGCCGTGCGTGGACTAG
- a CDS encoding TIGR03089 family protein has translation MSVTDALFAPLFAANPGRPLITHYDDAAGTRVELSRATVRNWAAKTANWLRDEHDVEPGDEVAVLLPAHWQTAGVLLGAWWCGAVVTDDPAGAKVALVPPGGTAPGAAVTAVVSLHPMGLGTGAPVDYNDDVRLHGDDFAPWEPVPGSTPALLKSTVDEVVAEAHRRAETLGITASSRVLSTVEWSLPDGLLGGFLAVLAGGGSLVQCSNAAPDLLPARRAAEQTTLDLVG, from the coding sequence ATGAGCGTCACGGATGCCCTGTTCGCGCCCCTGTTCGCGGCGAACCCCGGCCGTCCCCTGATCACCCACTACGACGACGCCGCGGGCACGCGGGTGGAGCTGTCGCGGGCGACCGTGCGGAACTGGGCCGCCAAGACCGCGAACTGGCTGCGCGACGAGCACGACGTGGAGCCGGGCGACGAGGTGGCGGTGCTGCTGCCCGCGCACTGGCAGACGGCCGGCGTGCTGCTCGGGGCGTGGTGGTGCGGCGCGGTGGTGACGGACGACCCGGCGGGCGCGAAGGTGGCGCTCGTACCGCCCGGCGGGACCGCGCCCGGCGCCGCGGTGACCGCGGTGGTGTCGCTGCACCCGATGGGCCTGGGCACCGGCGCCCCGGTGGACTACAACGACGACGTCCGGCTGCACGGCGACGACTTCGCGCCGTGGGAGCCGGTGCCCGGTTCGACGCCCGCGCTGCTGAAGTCCACTGTGGATGAAGTGGTCGCGGAGGCGCACCGCCGGGCGGAGACCCTGGGCATCACGGCGAGTTCGCGCGTGCTGTCCACTGTGGAGTGGTCCCTGCCGGACGGCCTGCTCGGCGGTTTCCTCGCCGTGCTGGCGGGCGGCGGTTCGCTGGTGCAGTGCAGCAACGCCGCACCGGACCTGCTCCCCGCGCGCCGCGCCGCCGAGCAGACCACCCTGGACCTCGTCGGCTAG
- a CDS encoding DoxX family protein, protein MIKDVAALVGRLGLGAVFIAHGWQKFTEWGMDGTASAFAGMGVPLPALSAWFTAIVELVGGALLVLGVATPVVGALLAFAMLGALFLVHLPNGLLGQGGYELVLVLATAAVAVGFNPGSLTVTRLVARDRQPA, encoded by the coding sequence ATGATCAAGGACGTGGCCGCGCTCGTCGGCAGGCTCGGGCTGGGCGCGGTGTTCATCGCCCACGGCTGGCAGAAGTTCACCGAGTGGGGGATGGACGGCACCGCGAGCGCCTTCGCGGGCATGGGCGTGCCGCTGCCGGCGCTGTCCGCCTGGTTCACCGCGATCGTCGAGCTGGTCGGCGGCGCGCTGCTGGTCCTCGGCGTGGCCACGCCGGTGGTGGGCGCGCTGCTCGCGTTCGCCATGCTCGGCGCGCTGTTCCTGGTGCACCTGCCCAACGGCCTGCTGGGCCAGGGCGGCTACGAGCTGGTGCTCGTGCTCGCCACCGCCGCGGTGGCGGTGGGGTTCAACCCCGGCTCCCTCACGGTCACCCGCCTGGTGGCCAGGGACCGGCAACCCGCCTAG
- a CDS encoding ArsR/SmtB family transcription factor yields the protein MADDPLSITFAALADPTRRAILARLAEGPATVKELSEPFPMSGPAISKHLKVLERAGLISRGRDAQWRPCALDATPLREVSEWADGYRRFWDASYRRLDAYLERMKEQTDE from the coding sequence ATGGCGGACGACCCCCTGAGCATCACCTTCGCGGCGCTGGCCGACCCGACCAGGCGCGCGATCCTGGCGCGGCTGGCCGAGGGGCCGGCGACCGTGAAGGAGCTGTCCGAGCCGTTCCCGATGAGCGGCCCGGCGATCTCCAAGCACCTGAAGGTGCTGGAGCGGGCGGGCCTGATCAGCCGGGGCCGCGACGCCCAGTGGCGGCCGTGCGCGCTCGACGCGACGCCGCTGCGCGAGGTGTCCGAGTGGGCCGACGGCTACCGCCGCTTCTGGGACGCGAGCTACCGGCGCCTGGACGCGTACCTCGAACGCATGAAGGAGCAGACCGATGAGTGA
- a CDS encoding SRPBCC family protein, whose product MSDTVTWTTPSEVEVAMTRTFNAPQALVFDAFTRPEHVVHWMLGPEGWTMPVCEIDLREGGAWHMVWRREDGREMAMSGKYLEVAPHSRTVQTESWGPGWPETVNTTEFTASGERTTVVHTVRFPSREARDRALETGMRDGATASYERLAEYLVAVVA is encoded by the coding sequence ATGAGTGACACCGTCACGTGGACCACCCCGTCGGAGGTCGAGGTGGCCATGACCAGGACGTTCAACGCGCCGCAGGCCCTGGTCTTCGACGCCTTCACCAGGCCCGAGCACGTCGTGCACTGGATGCTGGGCCCCGAGGGGTGGACCATGCCGGTCTGCGAGATCGACCTCCGCGAGGGCGGCGCGTGGCACATGGTGTGGCGCCGGGAGGACGGCCGGGAGATGGCGATGAGCGGGAAGTACCTGGAGGTGGCGCCGCACTCCCGGACGGTGCAGACCGAGTCGTGGGGGCCCGGGTGGCCGGAGACCGTGAACACGACCGAGTTCACCGCTTCGGGTGAGCGGACCACGGTGGTGCACACCGTGCGGTTCCCGTCGCGGGAGGCGCGGGACCGGGCCTTGGAGACCGGCATGCGCGACGGTGCGACGGCGAGCTACGAGCGGCTGGCGGAGTACCTGGTGGCGGTGGTGGCCTGA
- a CDS encoding TRADD-N-associated membrane domain-containing protein, giving the protein MSDPQNIDQGPIPDNLTPKSDTAHALPPRIPQWMQIGLFTAGTTLMGAGSFAILFKSSLSPTSGLTVLFAGATLVLALTERARRGLLDNYAEQIRERVERESTSMQFNVQPGGLVQVNSSDQDFATIRNSDSLEKQEAILREIYTQGLAQARVSFRVSIVFASIGASFLLLGIGLAIFHARTDGAQYASIVAGAAGVVVNLTSNVFFVQSNRARMNMAEQGTQLREESQEDRRLNAARELTNAITNDDLRNEVRAKLALRLLNTPEPANGAKEQTDAEPDDQGNADAPAK; this is encoded by the coding sequence GTGAGTGATCCTCAGAATATCGACCAAGGCCCGATCCCGGACAACTTGACACCCAAAAGTGACACCGCGCATGCTTTGCCACCTCGGATTCCACAGTGGATGCAGATCGGCTTGTTCACCGCAGGCACGACACTCATGGGCGCCGGGTCTTTCGCGATACTCTTCAAAAGCAGTTTATCCCCGACATCAGGGCTGACCGTCCTGTTCGCGGGGGCAACTCTCGTCCTGGCGCTGACGGAACGCGCTCGCAGGGGCCTCCTCGACAATTATGCGGAGCAGATCAGGGAGCGCGTCGAACGCGAGTCGACGAGCATGCAATTCAACGTTCAGCCAGGCGGCTTGGTTCAGGTCAATTCCTCCGACCAGGACTTTGCCACGATCCGCAACTCGGATTCCCTGGAGAAGCAGGAGGCCATCCTCAGGGAGATCTACACTCAAGGACTGGCCCAGGCCAGGGTGAGCTTCCGGGTGAGCATCGTTTTCGCATCCATCGGGGCGTCGTTCCTGCTGCTCGGCATCGGCCTGGCCATATTCCACGCCCGGACTGACGGGGCCCAGTACGCGAGCATCGTGGCCGGCGCGGCGGGGGTCGTGGTCAACCTGACCTCGAACGTGTTCTTCGTCCAGTCCAACCGCGCCAGGATGAACATGGCCGAACAGGGCACCCAACTGCGCGAAGAGAGCCAGGAGGACCGCCGGCTGAACGCCGCCCGCGAACTGACCAACGCGATAACCAACGACGACCTGAGGAACGAGGTCCGCGCGAAACTCGCGCTTCGCCTGCTGAATACCCCGGAACCCGCGAACGGCGCGAAGGAACAGACCGACGCCGAACCCGACGACCAGGGCAATGCCGACGCCCCGGCGAAGTAG